Within the Arthrobacter caoxuetaonis genome, the region ACGCCATTCCGGGAAAGGGCACCAACGTGCCGCTGTACATCCTGGGGTCCTCGCTGTTCGGCGCCCGGCTGGCTGCCGCCCTGGGCCTGCCGTACTCCTTCGCGTCCCATTTCGCGCCGCAGGCCCTGCAGGACGCCGTCGCCCTCTACCGCAGGGAGTTCCAGCCCTCCGCCCAGCTGGCCGAGCCCTATGTCATCGCCGGCGTTAACGTCCTGGCGGCGGACACTGCGGAGGAAGCGCAGGAAATCTTCCTGCAGTCCCAGCGCCGCCGCGTGACCCAGTTGCTGGGCAAAGACCGCACGTACACGGACGAGGAAGCGGACCTGGTGCTTGAATCTCCGGCCGGCCAGCACATCAAGATGATGGGGCACTACTCCGCAGTGGGCACCACCGTGGAGGTGCGTGAGTACCTCGACTGGTTCGCCGGCCATGCCGGTGCCGACGAGCTCATCGTTGCCACACATGCCCCCACGCTCGAGCAGCGCCTGCATTCGTTCAC harbors:
- a CDS encoding LLM class flavin-dependent oxidoreductase; this translates as MTYPLSILDFASIDEGGTAAESFRDSLALARHAEGLGYRRIWYAEHHNMPTIASSATSVLISFIGANTSSIRLGAGGIMLPNHAPLTIAEQFGTLESLYPGRIDLGLGRAPGSDQKTLRALRRDPMSADSFPRDVQELQGYLTGNSLIPGIDAIPGKGTNVPLYILGSSLFGARLAAALGLPYSFASHFAPQALQDAVALYRREFQPSAQLAEPYVIAGVNVLAADTAEEAQEIFLQSQRRRVTQLLGKDRTYTDEEADLVLESPAGQHIKMMGHYSAVGTTVEVREYLDWFAGHAGADELIVATHAPTLEQRLHSFTLLSQAMQPVQA